A window of the Henckelia pumila isolate YLH828 chromosome 3, ASM3356847v2, whole genome shotgun sequence genome harbors these coding sequences:
- the LOC140887425 gene encoding DEAD-box ATP-dependent RNA helicase 38-like, producing MADKESTSSAAESSTAAEKFPETRRWADVADEAEEEQDTAQPPSSEIVLDSLAIDESKLVGKTLTDPDESTIKTVPSGGTPYTSAKRFEDLNLSPELLKGLYVEMKFEKPSKIQEISLPMILTPPHKNLIAQAHNGSGKTTCFVLGMLSRVDPHIKAPQALCICPTRELAIQNMEVLLKMGKFSGITSELAIPSDPANYIPIQKRPPIMAQVIIGTPGTICKWMLAKKLGMSQLKILVFDEADHMLGESGFRDDSVKIMKTIVKCNANCQVLLFSATFDDVVKAFVSKIVSEIFVRDYNQLFVEKEELSLASVRQYKVHCPDELSKITVVKDRILELGEKVGQTIIFVRSRNSASNLHKSLVNLGYEVTTIQGALKQEDRDKIIKEFKEGLTQVLISTDLLARGFDQKQVNLVVNFDLPVKYDRPSEPDFEVYLHRVGRAGRFGRKGAAFNLLLDDRDDMIMAKIEKHFKTPVTEVGPWNSEKEFETALTNAGLL from the exons ATGGCCGACAAAGAGTCCACCTCCAGCGCCGCCGAGAGTTCTACCGCCGCCGAGAAGTTTCCAGAAACGAGGCGGTGGGCTGATGTTGCTGACGAGGCGGAGGAGGAACAAGACACGGCTCAACCTCCTTCGTCCGAAATTGTTTTAGATTCGTTGGCTATCGACGAGTCCAAACTAGTTGGCAAAACACTCACGGATCCGGACGAATCCACCATTAAAACC GTTCCATCGGGGGGCACTCCATATACCTCTGCCAAGAGATTTGAGGACCTGAACTTATCACCTGAGTTACTGAAGGGTCTCTATGTTGAAATGAAGTTTGAGAAGCCTAGCAAGATACAAGAAATAAGTTTGCCAATGATTTTGACTCCTCCACACAAGAATTTAATTGCTCAAGCTCACAACGGTTCTGGGAAGACCACttgttttgtacttggtatGTTGAGCCGTGTTGATCCACATATAAAGGCTCCCCAGGCTCTTTGTATCTGCCCTACCAGAGAGTTGGCCATTCAG AATATGGAAGTGCTACTGAAGATGGGGAAGTTCAGTGGGATAACCTCAGAATTAGCAATACCATCGGATCCAGCTAATTACATTCCAATTCAAAAGAGACCACCTATTATGGCACAAGTTATCATTGGTACACCTGGTACAATATGTAAGTGGATGTTAGCGAAGAAACTAGGTATGAGCCAACTGAAGATTCTTGTGTTTGATGAGGCAGACCACATGCTAGGAGAG AGTGGTTTTCGAGATGATTCAGTGAAGATAATGAAGACAATTGTGAAGTGTAATGCCAATTGCCAG GTGCTTCTCTTCTCAGCCACGTTTGATGATGTTGTGAAGGCCTTTGTATCAAAGATCGTTTCAGAAATCTTTGTCCGAGATTATAACCAATTGTTTGTGGAAAAGGAAGAACTGTCTTTAGCCTCTGTCAGACAGTATAAGGTACATTGTCCTGATGAGCTTTCAAAGATCACGGTGGTCAAAGATAGAATACTTGAACTTGGAGAGAAGGTGGGGCAGACAATTATTTTTGTCCGCTCTAGGAATAGTGCCAGCAATTTACACAAGTCCTTGGTCAACCTGGGCTATGAGGTTACTACGATTCAAGGTGCATTGAAACAAGAAGACAGGGACAAAATTATAAAGGAGTTCAAGGAAGGATTGACTCAAGTTCTTATTTCAACCGATCTTCTTGCTCGAGGTTTTGATCAGAAGCAG GTCAATTTGGTTGTCAATTTTGATCTTCCTGTGAAATATGATAGGCCTTCTGAGCCTGACTTTGAAGTCTACTTGCATCGGGTTGGTAGAGCTGGACGCTTTGGCCGCAAAG GTGCTGCATTCAACTTGCTTCTGGACGATAGAGATGACATGATTATGGCCAAGATTGAGAAGCACTTCAAGACCCCGGTAACTGAG GTGGGTCCTTGGAACAGCGAAAAGGAATTCGAAACGGCCTTAACAAATGCTGGACTACTATAG
- the LOC140889379 gene encoding uncharacterized protein, translating into MASRRGNNTNANVNATNNNHSDCGPDSENNQNNQFLTGLTALIQEQSRAQGAQIQQLLQAQTANAGNNHPAANQNSIYKRFLELGPPEFKGETDPLIAEQWFQAMETAFEFMQITDADRLRCATYMFHDDARVWWNGAKAALNLTTLTWNGFKDVFYGKYFTVSTRTRLAREFLEIRQGNMSIAEYVKKFERGKYFVPMISGDPAEELKHFTEGLNAFIRKDVRLSGAKNYKEAVDQAMLSEKDRNDIIRESQAKRSNYQGRDQQGNSSRKRPYQAPPQHRPYQQQQPRPQGQKQLALPAPKPASAPTACQKCGKLHSGQCMMGTGVCYLCKQPRHFAKECPQQRGPVKGRVFAMTHEQVDTNSAIVTGEELSSDLIIRGCSIQIQGHELYADLIILKMSDFDVIFCMDWLSCYEATIDYKRRTVSLKNKNGEPFLFHATPKNNSSLLISVGKAWQLLSKGCAGFLASVTCNQEFPRPKLKDVEVVRDFSEVFPDDIAGLPPAREIAFLGHIVSAKGIEVDPAKIEAIKNWVTLKNAIEIRSFLGLAGYYRRFIQDFSKIALPLTSLTRKSVKFEWSDQSEKSFLELKEKLMTAPVLAIPKGIGRFVIYTDASKYGLGAVLMQDGKVKVEHQRPVGLLKPLPFPTMKWEDVTMDFVAGLPIAPRRMNSIWVIVDRLTKLAHFLPIKNNFLMNQYAVLYIREIVRLHGVPARIVSDRDPRFTSNFWKSLHHGLGMKLAFSTAFHPQTDGQSERVIQILEDLLRTCMIDFGGN; encoded by the exons ATGGCATCACGTAGGGGAAATAACACCAACGCCAACGTAAATGCCACTAACAACAACCATAGTGATTGCGGGCCAGATAGTgagaacaatcaaaacaaccAGTTTTTGACGGGATTAACTGCTCTAATTCAAGAGCAAAGCCGTGCTCAGGGAGCTCAAATTCAACAGTTGCTTCAAGCCCAGACAGCTAATGCCGGAAATAACCATCCTGCAGCTAATCAAAACTCTATCTACAAAAGGTTCTTAGAGTTGGGACCACCTGAGTTCAAAGGAGAGACTGATCCTTTGATTGCGGAACAATGGTTCCAAGCTATGGAGACTGCTTTTGAATTCATGCAGATCACGGATGCGGATAGATTGAGATGTGCTACCTATATGTTCCACGATGACGCTCGTGTTTGGTGGAATGGAGCCAAAGCAGCGTTGAACCTAACCACCCTTACATGGAATGGATTCAAGGATGTGTTCTACGGCAAATATTTCACAGTGAGCACCCGAACCAGGTTGGCTAGAGAGTTTTTGGAGATCCGTCAAGGAAACATGTCAATTGCGGAGTATGTAAAGAAGTTTGAAAGGGGAAAATACTTTGTACCGATGATTTCTGGTGATCCTGCTGAAGAGTTGAAACACTTTACAGAAGGGTTGAATGCTTTCATCAGAAAGGATGTTAGACTAAGTGGAGCGAAAAATTACAAAGAAGCGGTAGATCAGGCCATGCTTTCCGAAAAGGACAGAAACGATATTATCAGAGAGTCACAGGCAAAGAGATCTAACTATCAGGGCCGAGACCAACAAGGAAATTCTAGCAGAAAGAGGCCGTACCAAGCCCCTCCCCAACACCGACCGTACCAACAACAACAGCCTCGACCTCAAGGGCAGAAACAGTTGGCTCTACCAGCACCAAAACCGGCAAGTGCACCAACAGCTTGTCAAAAATGTGGAAAACTTCATTCAGGCCAATGTATGATGGGAACTGGTGTATGTTACTTGTGCAAACAACCAAGACATTTTGCGAAGGAATGTCCCCAACAAAGAGGACCGGTCAAAGGCCGAGTGTTTGCCATGACTCATGAGCAAGTGGACACAAACTCAGCCATCGTTACAG GGGAAGAATTGAGTAGTGATTTGATTATCAGAGGCTGCAGTATACAGATTCAAGGTCATGAGTTGTATGCTGATCTTATTATCCTCAAAATGTCGGACTTTGACGTGATATTTtgtatggattggttgtcttgTTACGAGGCTACCATAGACTATAAACGAAGGACGGTTTCTTTGAAAAATAAGAATGGAGAACCGTTTCTATTCCATGCCACACCAAAAAATAATTCATCTCTTTTAATTTCAGTGGGTAAGGCATGGCAACTGTTGAGTAAAGGATGTGCAGGTTTTCTTGCAAGTGTTACTTGCAACCAAGAATTTCCTCGACCGAAACTTAAAGACGTCGAGGTAGTGAGAGATTTCTCAGAAgtatttcctgatgatattgcaggattacctccagctaGGGAG ATTGCATTTTTGGGTCACATAGTTTCGGCAAAGGGAATAGAGGTTGATCCAGCAAAGAtagaagcaattaaaaattgggTTACTCTAAAGAATGCTATAGAGATACGGAGTTTCTTGGGATTAGCGGGTTACTATAGGAGATTCATTCAGGATTTCTCCAAGATAGCTCTGCCACTGACGTCATTAACTCGCAAAAGTGTGAAATTTGAATGGTCTGATCAGAGTGAGAAAAGCTTTCTGGAGTTGAAGGAGAAGTTGATGACAGCACCAGTGCTAGCCATACCGAAAGGCATCGGTCGATTCGTAATTTATACAGATGCTTCCAAGTATGGATTAGGGGCTGTTTTGATGCAAGATGGAAAG gtgaaagttgAACATCAAAGGCCAGTAGGACTTTTGAAACCATTACCCTTTCCTACAATGAAATGGGAAGATGTCACTATGGACTTCGTTGCTGGATTGCCAATTGCACCACGGagaatgaattcaatatggGTAATAGTTGACAGATTGACAAAGTTAGCTCATTTCCTACCCATCAAAAACAACTTCTTGATGAATCAATATGCAGTGTTATATATTCGAGAAAtagtcagattgcatggagttccagcaAGGATAGTCTCTGACagagatcccaggtttacttcgaACTTTTGGAAGAGTTTACATCATGGTTTGGGAATGAAATTGGCCTTCAGTACTGCTTTTCATCCACAAACAGATGGACAATCTGAACGAGTAATTCAAATACTGGAGGATTTACTCAGGACTTGCATGATTGACTTCGGAGGAAATTAG